From the genome of Trichocoleus sp. FACHB-46, one region includes:
- a CDS encoding patatin-like phospholipase family protein, whose protein sequence is MSIYDKANKKAGPYKLLALDGGGIRGLITLAVLAEIEASLREALGRDESFVLADYFDYIAGTSTGAIIATALSLGMSVADIQKFYRETGEKMFAKAFILRRLRYRYEDENLSSELKNVFGEDTTFGSERLKTLLMLVMRNATTDSPWPLSNNPHAKYNDPKRPSSNLQLPLWQLVRASTAAPVFFPPEVIQLAGKEFIFVDGGVTPYNNPAFQLFLMATLEPYQLMWPSGENKMLLVSVGTGITPNVNPELKASSMHLAYNAETIPLALMLATQYEQDFLCRIFGKCLLGDALDREVGDLLETKGPMESKLFTYMRYNTELTREGLDKLGGLDDIRPEHVQSMDSVEHMAELERIGQAIAKKVKREHFISFLHSP, encoded by the coding sequence ATGTCTATCTATGACAAAGCAAACAAAAAGGCTGGACCGTATAAACTCCTGGCTCTCGACGGTGGTGGCATCCGTGGGCTAATTACGCTTGCGGTATTGGCTGAAATTGAAGCTAGCTTGCGAGAAGCCTTAGGTCGCGACGAGAGTTTTGTCTTAGCTGATTATTTTGATTACATTGCAGGTACAAGTACGGGTGCGATCATCGCAACTGCCCTTTCCTTGGGTATGTCTGTAGCAGATATTCAGAAATTTTATAGGGAAACTGGTGAGAAGATGTTTGCCAAGGCGTTCATCCTCAGACGCCTCCGCTACAGGTACGAAGATGAAAATCTCTCAAGTGAGCTTAAGAATGTATTTGGAGAGGATACCACCTTCGGTAGTGAACGTCTGAAAACTCTTCTGATGCTGGTAATGCGTAACGCCACCACAGACTCCCCCTGGCCACTCTCGAATAACCCGCACGCCAAATACAACGACCCTAAAAGACCAAGCTCCAACTTGCAACTTCCCCTTTGGCAGCTTGTCCGAGCCAGTACTGCCGCTCCAGTTTTTTTTCCACCTGAAGTCATTCAGTTAGCTGGCAAAGAGTTTATTTTCGTCGATGGCGGTGTGACTCCCTATAACAACCCAGCATTCCAACTCTTCCTGATGGCCACTCTCGAACCCTATCAACTGATGTGGCCCTCCGGGGAGAACAAGATGCTGTTGGTGTCGGTCGGTACTGGCATCACCCCTAACGTTAATCCAGAACTTAAAGCCTCTAGTATGCATCTAGCCTATAATGCAGAGACTATCCCGCTCGCACTTATGCTTGCTACCCAGTACGAACAAGACTTTCTGTGTCGCATTTTCGGCAAGTGTTTGTTAGGCGATGCTCTTGACCGGGAGGTAGGTGACCTGCTGGAGACAAAGGGACCTATGGAATCAAAGCTTTTTACATACATGCGCTACAATACCGAACTGACTCGTGAGGGCTTGGATAAGTTAGGTGGATTGGACGATATTAGACCTGAGCATGTCCAGTCGATGGATTCAGTGGAGCATATGGCTGAGCTGGAGCGCATAGGACAAGCGATCGCTAAAAAAGTAAAACGGGAGCACTTCATTAGTTTTTTGCACTCACCCTGA